A stretch of Spirosoma oryzicola DNA encodes these proteins:
- a CDS encoding glutamine synthetase family protein: MNQQDIIAFIKQNDNAKIKYAFADIDGVLRGKIISRQKFLDGLNDGYGFCDVVWGWDSSDTPYDNGRTTGWHSGYPDAPVRLDLTTFRQIPWENNIPFFLADFSQPDGNDLAACPRSLLKRIAAQCQDMGYHAEYAQEFEWFNFRETPQSLHQKDFRNLETLTPGMFGYSILRPSLERSFYHDLFDLLSQFDIPLEGLHTETGPGVYEAAIIHDDVVRAADKAVLFKTAVREIAYRHGLVATFMAKWNADLPGCSGHIHQSLWSAEKTKNLFYDPARPNRMSELMSQFIAGQLYCLPHITPMFAPTVNSYKRLVEGAWAPTTVTWSVDNRTTALRVLNRTEAYTRVEHRVSGSDSNPYLAIAAALASGLYGIRHQLTLDIPASVGNGYVDKQHGVIPANLSEATRAMAKSSVANELFGAEFVDHFTRSRDWEWRQYVGQVSDWELKRYFEII, from the coding sequence ATGAATCAACAAGACATCATCGCCTTCATCAAACAAAACGACAACGCCAAAATCAAGTATGCCTTTGCTGACATTGATGGTGTGTTACGCGGTAAAATCATTAGTCGGCAAAAATTTCTGGATGGGCTGAACGATGGCTACGGCTTCTGCGATGTTGTCTGGGGTTGGGACTCCTCCGATACGCCTTACGATAACGGGCGAACGACTGGCTGGCATTCCGGCTATCCCGATGCGCCTGTTCGCCTTGACCTAACCACATTTCGGCAAATACCCTGGGAAAATAACATTCCTTTTTTTCTCGCGGATTTTAGTCAGCCCGATGGCAACGATCTGGCAGCCTGCCCCCGGTCGCTGCTAAAACGAATTGCGGCTCAGTGCCAGGACATGGGTTATCATGCCGAATACGCGCAGGAATTTGAGTGGTTCAACTTTCGGGAAACCCCGCAGAGTCTGCACCAGAAGGATTTTCGCAACCTCGAAACGCTGACGCCGGGGATGTTTGGTTACTCGATCCTGCGTCCGTCGCTTGAGCGTTCGTTTTACCACGACTTATTTGATCTGCTGAGTCAGTTCGATATTCCTCTCGAAGGGCTTCATACCGAAACTGGACCGGGCGTATACGAAGCCGCGATCATACACGACGATGTGGTGCGGGCTGCGGACAAAGCCGTTTTGTTTAAAACGGCGGTTCGGGAAATTGCGTACCGACACGGGCTTGTGGCTACGTTCATGGCGAAGTGGAACGCAGACCTGCCGGGTTGCAGCGGCCATATTCATCAAAGTCTGTGGAGTGCCGAAAAAACGAAAAACCTGTTTTACGATCCGGCCCGACCCAACCGCATGAGCGAACTGATGAGCCAGTTCATTGCGGGTCAGTTGTACTGTCTACCGCACATTACGCCTATGTTTGCCCCTACTGTCAATAGCTACAAGCGGCTGGTTGAAGGAGCCTGGGCCCCCACAACCGTAACCTGGTCGGTGGATAACCGCACCACGGCGTTGCGCGTATTGAACCGTACCGAAGCCTACACACGCGTTGAACATCGGGTTTCCGGATCGGATTCCAACCCTTATCTGGCCATTGCTGCGGCTCTGGCGTCCGGCCTATATGGTATCCGTCACCAGCTAACTCTCGACATTCCGGCTTCCGTCGGGAATGGCTACGTCGATAAACAACACGGCGTTATACCCGCCAACTTATCCGAAGCGACGCGGGCAATGGCAAAATCTTCGGTGGCAAATGAACTGTTTGGGGCCGAATTTGTTGACCATTTCACCCGCTCGCGTGACTGGGAATGGCGGCAATACGTCGG